A section of the Marinoscillum sp. 108 genome encodes:
- a CDS encoding PspC domain-containing protein yields MQDFFEKYAFGVCTRLGEKLRIPTSGIRLFFIYASFLTFGSPVILYLALAFIMNFRKMLRRRDNSIWYY; encoded by the coding sequence ATGCAAGATTTTTTTGAAAAATACGCGTTTGGTGTTTGTACAAGGTTGGGGGAGAAGCTAAGAATCCCTACATCAGGCATAAGATTGTTCTTTATTTATGCTTCATTTTTGACTTTCGGGTCGCCTGTTATTCTTTATTTGGCGTTAGCATTTATTATGAATTTCCGCAAAATGCTGCGTAGAAGGGACAATTCTATTTGGTATTATTGA
- a CDS encoding glycosyltransferase family 2 protein codes for MHKVAVVILNYNGRDHLLHFLPTLITHSPDAEVIVADNCSTDDSLAVLQQFPSVRTILLDQNYGYAGGYNEALNQVNADYYLLVNSDVEVSPNWIAPLSHFLNENKDYAAVQPKILDFNQKDYFEYAGAAGGFIDLLGYPYCRGRVFNTLEQDTGQYDSNADIFWASGACFMIRSEVFKQAGGFDADFFAHMEEIDLCWRVKSLGLKIAFVPNSVIYHVGGGTLNKTSPRKTYLNFRNGISLLIKNLPIPMLLVALPVRLILDWMAAFLFWKNESFSHFAAVFKAHAGAMRAFPSQIKLTIRSGTRLKNQKKAILPVAYYVLRKRNYEAINNTK; via the coding sequence ATGCACAAAGTTGCTGTTGTCATCCTGAACTATAACGGCCGGGATCACCTGCTCCACTTTTTACCAACGCTCATAACGCATTCGCCTGATGCTGAAGTCATTGTAGCTGACAATTGCTCTACAGACGACTCTCTGGCAGTGCTTCAGCAGTTTCCCTCGGTTCGCACCATACTCCTGGACCAAAACTATGGTTATGCCGGGGGCTATAACGAAGCCCTCAACCAGGTCAATGCCGATTATTACCTTTTGGTCAACTCTGATGTGGAAGTCTCCCCTAACTGGATTGCTCCGCTCTCCCATTTCCTGAACGAAAACAAGGATTACGCTGCGGTTCAGCCGAAAATCCTCGATTTTAATCAAAAAGATTATTTCGAATACGCAGGAGCAGCAGGAGGATTTATCGATCTGCTGGGATATCCCTATTGCAGGGGGCGTGTTTTCAATACATTGGAGCAAGATACGGGTCAGTATGACTCCAACGCTGACATTTTCTGGGCAAGCGGCGCATGCTTTATGATTAGGTCTGAGGTGTTCAAACAAGCCGGCGGATTCGATGCTGATTTTTTCGCGCACATGGAAGAGATTGACCTTTGTTGGCGGGTCAAAAGTCTGGGATTGAAAATTGCTTTTGTCCCAAACAGTGTGATCTACCATGTGGGGGGAGGTACATTGAACAAAACTAGCCCCCGCAAAACCTACCTCAATTTCAGAAACGGGATCAGCCTTTTGATAAAGAATTTACCTATCCCAATGCTGTTAGTGGCGCTTCCTGTAAGGCTGATTCTTGACTGGATGGCCGCTTTTCTCTTCTGGAAGAATGAGTCCTTTTCACATTTCGCAGCGGTATTTAAAGCTCATGCAGGCGCTATGAGGGCTTTTCCCAGTCAAATCAAACTAACCATCCGATCAGGCACACGGCTGAAAAATCAGAAAAAAGCAATTCTCCCCGTTGCTTACTACGTTCTGAGAAAAAGAAACTATGAAGCGATCAATAATACCAAATAG
- the hisS gene encoding histidine--tRNA ligase: MATSKPSIPKGTRDFGPLQSARRSYIIEIIKKNFGKYGFNQIETPAMEQLSVLTGKYGDEGDQLLFKILNSGDYLKKTSVEDYTKGSPHMLNQISEKGLRYDLTVPFARFVVQNQHDITFPFKRFQIQPVWRADRPQKGRYREFYQCDADIVGSDSLWNEAELTLLIHDVYKELKYDGFVLKINHRELLNELARYVGLAGKEMPFCITIDKLDKIGSDKVQDELLALGANGTKLRSVIDLFEQSADNTTKIELFKKLIGENKGTTELLAYFDYLTRTGTKNLKIELDLSLARGLTYYTGIIFEVKATDVQIGSITGGGRYDNLTGVFGLQGISGVGISFGLDRIYDVLEEKNLFPESLTKSADVLIAHFDQECFLHGIGLLNQLRSAGIRAEIFPDAAKIKKQFNYADKNAIPYVLVVGTEEIDKKEYTFKNMRDGNQEMLSIESVVARLESKI, encoded by the coding sequence ATGGCAACTTCAAAACCATCCATACCCAAAGGAACACGCGATTTCGGACCACTTCAATCAGCAAGAAGGTCCTATATTATAGAAATCATCAAGAAAAACTTTGGAAAGTACGGCTTCAACCAGATCGAAACACCTGCTATGGAGCAGCTCTCTGTGCTCACAGGCAAGTACGGAGATGAAGGTGATCAGCTATTATTTAAGATACTAAATTCGGGTGACTACCTGAAGAAAACGAGCGTAGAGGATTACACGAAAGGCAGTCCTCACATGCTCAATCAGATTTCAGAGAAAGGACTGAGGTACGATCTTACTGTACCCTTTGCCCGGTTTGTGGTGCAAAATCAGCATGACATCACTTTCCCCTTCAAACGCTTTCAGATACAGCCTGTTTGGCGCGCCGACAGACCCCAAAAAGGCCGATACCGTGAGTTTTACCAATGTGATGCGGACATAGTAGGTTCAGACTCTCTTTGGAATGAAGCTGAACTCACCCTGCTCATCCATGATGTATACAAGGAATTGAAATACGATGGATTTGTATTGAAAATCAATCACCGAGAGCTCTTGAATGAGCTGGCGAGATATGTCGGCCTGGCAGGTAAAGAAATGCCATTTTGCATCACCATTGACAAACTGGATAAAATTGGCTCTGACAAAGTTCAGGATGAGCTCCTGGCCCTGGGTGCAAATGGCACAAAGCTTCGCTCGGTTATTGATCTGTTTGAGCAAAGTGCAGATAACACCACTAAAATCGAGCTATTCAAGAAGCTGATAGGTGAAAACAAAGGCACCACTGAGTTGCTCGCATATTTTGATTACCTGACCCGCACAGGCACCAAAAATCTAAAAATTGAGCTGGACCTTAGCCTGGCAAGGGGCCTCACCTATTACACCGGGATCATCTTTGAAGTGAAGGCCACGGATGTGCAGATAGGAAGCATCACCGGTGGTGGGCGGTATGATAACCTTACGGGTGTTTTTGGACTTCAGGGAATCTCTGGAGTAGGCATTTCCTTTGGTCTGGACAGGATCTATGACGTATTGGAAGAAAAGAATCTTTTCCCGGAGTCTCTGACCAAATCAGCAGATGTACTCATCGCTCACTTTGATCAGGAATGCTTCCTACACGGCATTGGGCTACTCAATCAACTCAGAAGCGCTGGCATCAGGGCAGAGATTTTTCCCGATGCGGCTAAGATCAAGAAGCAGTTTAACTATGCCGACAAAAACGCCATCCCCTACGTGCTGGTGGTGGGTACAGAGGAAATAGACAAAAAAGAATATACCTTCAAAAACATGAGGGACGGTAATCAGGAGATGCTTTCGATAGAAAGTGTGGTAGCAAGACTTGAGTCGAAAATTTAA
- the ffh gene encoding signal recognition particle protein — protein sequence MFDNLSVKLDRAFKTLKGQGNITEINVAATVKEIRRALIDADVNYKVAKEVTDSIKEKALGRDVLIAVSPGQLLTKIVAEELTILMGETNVPINLTGNPNIILISGLQGSGKTTFSGKLANQFKKQGRTVLLAACDVYRPAAIDQLKVLGEQIGVEVYTEPDEKNPLKIAKNAVKYAKEHGKKSLIIDTAGRLAVDEAMMDEIAGIKKEIQPSETLFVVDAMTGQDAVNTAAAFNQRLDFDGVVLTKLDGDTRGGAALSVRKEVSKPIKYISTGEKMDAIDLFHPDRMAKRILGMGDVLSLVEKAQQTFDEEEARRINKKIKKNQFGFDDFLSQMEQIKKMGNIKDLLGMVPGVGKAIKDIDIDDDSLKPIEAIIRSMTPLERENPNLINGSRRQRIANGSGTSVNQVNQLLKQFEQMRKMMKTMNKMGGAKALSNLMS from the coding sequence ATGTTTGATAATCTTAGTGTTAAGTTAGATAGAGCCTTTAAGACGCTTAAGGGGCAGGGTAATATTACGGAGATCAATGTTGCTGCTACCGTTAAGGAGATCAGAAGAGCACTTATCGATGCTGACGTTAATTATAAGGTAGCTAAGGAAGTGACCGATTCCATTAAGGAAAAGGCCCTTGGGCGTGATGTGTTGATAGCTGTATCTCCAGGTCAATTGCTGACTAAGATCGTGGCGGAGGAGCTTACCATACTGATGGGAGAGACCAATGTGCCGATCAACCTGACAGGCAATCCCAATATTATTCTTATATCAGGTCTACAGGGGTCAGGTAAGACCACTTTTAGTGGGAAGCTCGCTAATCAGTTTAAGAAGCAGGGAAGAACAGTGTTACTGGCCGCATGTGATGTGTACAGACCGGCTGCCATTGATCAGCTAAAGGTGCTGGGCGAGCAAATAGGGGTGGAAGTGTACACGGAGCCCGATGAGAAGAATCCTTTGAAGATTGCTAAGAATGCTGTGAAATACGCAAAGGAGCATGGCAAGAAGTCATTGATCATTGATACAGCGGGTAGATTGGCGGTAGATGAAGCCATGATGGATGAAATAGCAGGCATTAAGAAAGAAATACAGCCCTCTGAGACACTTTTCGTGGTGGATGCCATGACTGGACAGGATGCTGTGAATACAGCAGCAGCGTTCAATCAGCGACTTGATTTTGATGGAGTGGTACTCACCAAGCTGGATGGAGATACAAGGGGTGGAGCGGCGCTTTCCGTAAGGAAAGAGGTCAGCAAACCCATTAAGTATATTAGTACTGGGGAGAAGATGGATGCCATCGATCTGTTTCACCCTGACCGTATGGCCAAGCGAATCCTGGGTATGGGTGATGTGCTCTCCCTGGTGGAAAAGGCGCAACAGACTTTTGATGAGGAAGAAGCCCGACGAATCAATAAGAAAATCAAGAAGAACCAGTTTGGATTTGATGATTTTCTCTCTCAGATGGAGCAGATCAAAAAGATGGGTAACATCAAGGACCTACTCGGCATGGTGCCAGGTGTGGGCAAGGCCATCAAGGACATTGATATAGATGATGACTCATTAAAGCCTATAGAGGCCATCATACGTTCTATGACTCCATTGGAGCGTGAGAATCCAAACCTTATCAATGGGAGCCGCAGGCAGCGAATTGCCAATGGAAGTGGTACTTCAGTAAATCAGGTAAATCAATTGCTGAAGCAATTTGAGCAGATGCGTAAAATGATGAAAACCATGAACAAGATGGGGGGAGCAAAGGCTTTGTCCAATTTGATGTCGTAA
- a CDS encoding YbaB/EbfC family nucleoid-associated protein, translating into MLDMMKMMGKLKEVQENMKAAQAGLKNITASAESGAGMVKATVNGNKEVTALEIDESIISKEDADMMKDLIIAAINKAMVEVDAASKEHMKKATEGMIPNIPGFDLNNMI; encoded by the coding sequence ATGTTAGATATGATGAAAATGATGGGCAAACTGAAGGAGGTTCAGGAAAATATGAAAGCAGCACAGGCCGGATTGAAAAACATCACTGCATCTGCAGAATCTGGTGCCGGTATGGTAAAGGCCACTGTAAATGGAAATAAAGAGGTCACAGCACTGGAGATCGATGAGTCCATTATCTCCAAAGAAGACGCTGACATGATGAAGGATTTGATCATCGCTGCCATCAACAAAGCAATGGTGGAAGTGGACGCTGCATCGAAAGAGCATATGAAGAAAGCCACAGAAGGAATGATTCCAAACATCCCCGGATTCGACCTAAACAACATGATTTAA
- a CDS encoding ATP-binding cassette domain-containing protein has product MSEEILNAILQLLAIVAKEDDVTSAEKASVENFLVSKLTAERAKKYLLFFDELTKKQHYSDSDETQIAEICAKINKEQTAQQKIIIILDLIILIAADGKVSNRERELLYLISESINISKAITDLIKAFVIFQERSKISSRHVLIIDDGTHEVPDKCKRLIRQGLDGFILVLSVPEIDIYLAKYIGERPVVLNEGPMRINHIYNFASGSAIKFENAEPIYHSEVVNSFRSIASDHHLTFAAREVTFKFKNGKVGLRNINIEEESGRLIALMGGSGAGKSTLLNVLNGNERPSEGTVRINGVDIHKNRRKIEGVIGYVPQDDLLIEELSVFDNLYYAAKLCFKKLNEEELQQLVNKTLESLGLYETRKLRVGSPLDKTISGGQRKRLNIGLELLREPSVLFVDEPTSGLSSRDSENIMDLLKELSLKGKMIFVVIHQPSEDIFKMFDKLIVLDVGGYQVYYGNPIDGIAYFKDIVKMVDQSKAANPEQIFNIIETKVVNEFGNFTKERKITPYQWYQYFKERINIPPVEETPVIPHKTLDIPNKFKQLKIFSIRDFKSKLSNTQYLTINLLEAPVLALLLAFIVRYLPEDTSFYQFRENLNIPVFFFMSVIVSLFMGLTVSAEEIIKDRKILKREAFLNLSRFSYLVSKLIILFGISAFQTMTYTLIGNWILGIQGMFFPFWLVLFSISCFANVLGLNVSSAFKSAITVYILIPLLVIPQLILSGVVVNFDKLNPAITTEDKVPMIGEIMASRWAFEAMAVHQFKENEYEKYFYEDDKVMAQSEFKTAYLFPRIEEDLKQIHHNMGAASEEEKEEYAYQLKTIQNELKKELSEIGYDKFPEVDQLNVDQWSESLFHETMVFVEKLIKYYNLQYKDANSSKQALLADLNSTPEKQARFESLKNENANVAVGVMVKNITTEHRILEHNNHYIQKLYPIYNDPSFPDHALDFRAQFYQPTKHFGGLWIDTLIFNVIIIWMMSLGLFVTLYFDWFRRIIAFISR; this is encoded by the coding sequence ATGAGTGAAGAGATTCTCAATGCCATACTCCAACTCCTTGCTATTGTAGCTAAAGAAGATGATGTAACATCAGCTGAGAAAGCTTCCGTTGAAAACTTTCTGGTCAGCAAACTGACTGCTGAACGTGCCAAAAAATACCTGCTTTTCTTCGATGAGCTTACTAAGAAGCAGCACTATTCGGACAGTGACGAAACTCAAATAGCGGAGATCTGTGCCAAAATCAATAAAGAACAAACCGCTCAGCAGAAAATCATCATCATCCTTGATTTGATTATTCTCATTGCTGCGGACGGTAAAGTCTCCAACCGAGAAAGAGAGCTCCTATACCTGATCTCTGAGAGCATCAACATTTCAAAAGCCATTACTGATCTGATCAAAGCTTTTGTGATTTTTCAGGAGCGAAGCAAGATCAGCTCAAGACATGTACTGATCATAGATGATGGCACCCATGAAGTGCCGGACAAATGCAAGCGCCTGATCCGACAGGGCCTCGATGGATTTATCCTCGTTTTGAGTGTTCCAGAGATCGACATTTACCTGGCTAAATACATTGGTGAGCGACCTGTAGTCCTGAACGAAGGGCCTATGCGCATCAATCACATCTATAATTTTGCCAGTGGGAGCGCTATCAAATTTGAAAACGCCGAGCCCATATACCATAGCGAGGTAGTCAATAGTTTCAGATCCATCGCATCTGACCATCACCTTACCTTTGCGGCCAGAGAAGTCACCTTTAAGTTTAAAAATGGAAAAGTTGGCCTACGTAACATTAACATTGAAGAGGAATCAGGAAGGCTGATAGCGCTGATGGGTGGAAGTGGTGCAGGAAAGTCCACCCTGCTGAATGTACTCAACGGCAATGAGCGCCCCTCTGAGGGTACCGTACGCATTAATGGCGTGGACATTCACAAAAACAGACGTAAAATAGAGGGCGTCATAGGATACGTACCACAGGACGACCTGTTGATCGAGGAGCTCTCCGTCTTTGACAACCTCTACTATGCGGCCAAGTTGTGTTTCAAAAAACTCAATGAAGAAGAGTTACAACAATTAGTCAACAAGACACTTGAGTCCCTCGGACTATACGAAACCCGCAAACTACGGGTCGGCTCACCTCTGGACAAGACCATTTCCGGTGGACAGCGAAAGCGCCTGAATATAGGCCTGGAGTTACTTAGAGAGCCTTCTGTACTCTTTGTAGACGAACCTACCAGCGGGCTTTCTTCCAGGGACTCCGAGAACATTATGGATTTGCTCAAAGAGCTTTCACTCAAAGGAAAAATGATCTTTGTGGTGATTCATCAGCCTTCGGAGGACATTTTCAAAATGTTCGACAAACTGATTGTGCTCGATGTTGGTGGTTATCAGGTCTACTATGGTAATCCCATTGATGGCATAGCCTACTTCAAGGACATTGTGAAGATGGTGGATCAATCAAAAGCTGCCAATCCTGAGCAAATCTTCAACATCATTGAAACCAAGGTGGTCAATGAGTTTGGAAACTTCACAAAAGAAAGAAAGATCACGCCTTACCAGTGGTATCAGTACTTCAAGGAGCGAATAAATATCCCGCCGGTAGAGGAAACTCCCGTGATCCCACACAAAACACTGGATATTCCCAACAAATTCAAGCAGCTAAAGATATTCTCCATCCGGGATTTCAAATCAAAGTTGAGCAATACGCAGTACCTCACGATCAACCTTCTGGAAGCACCGGTCCTGGCCCTTTTGCTCGCTTTCATCGTCAGATATCTACCAGAGGACACTTCCTTTTATCAGTTCAGAGAAAATCTTAACATTCCTGTCTTCTTTTTCATGAGTGTGATTGTCTCACTTTTTATGGGGCTCACAGTCAGTGCTGAGGAAATCATCAAAGATCGGAAAATACTGAAACGAGAAGCTTTTCTCAACCTTAGCAGGTTCAGCTATCTTGTTTCCAAGCTTATCATTCTCTTTGGCATCTCGGCCTTTCAGACAATGACCTACACCCTTATCGGCAACTGGATTCTGGGCATACAGGGCATGTTTTTCCCTTTTTGGTTGGTCCTTTTCTCCATATCGTGTTTTGCCAATGTACTGGGACTCAATGTCTCTTCGGCTTTTAAGTCAGCCATAACCGTCTATATTCTCATCCCATTGCTGGTCATTCCCCAGCTCATTCTCAGCGGTGTGGTGGTCAATTTCGACAAACTCAACCCCGCTATCACTACAGAGGATAAAGTGCCGATGATAGGGGAAATCATGGCTTCACGATGGGCCTTCGAGGCAATGGCAGTACATCAGTTTAAGGAGAACGAATATGAAAAGTACTTTTATGAGGATGACAAAGTCATGGCTCAATCAGAGTTCAAGACCGCTTATTTATTTCCCAGAATAGAAGAAGACCTCAAACAAATCCATCACAACATGGGCGCAGCCAGTGAGGAGGAAAAAGAGGAATATGCGTACCAACTCAAAACCATCCAAAACGAACTTAAAAAAGAGCTCTCTGAAATCGGTTATGATAAGTTTCCCGAAGTGGATCAACTCAATGTAGATCAATGGAGTGAGTCTCTTTTTCATGAGACGATGGTTTTTGTAGAGAAGCTGATCAAGTATTATAACCTGCAATACAAGGATGCCAATTCAAGCAAACAGGCGCTTTTGGCTGATCTCAACTCTACTCCGGAAAAACAAGCACGTTTTGAAAGTTTGAAAAATGAAAATGCCAATGTAGCCGTTGGGGTGATGGTCAAGAACATTACCACGGAGCATCGCATATTGGAGCATAACAATCATTACATTCAAAAGCTCTACCCTATTTACAACGATCCGTCATTTCCTGATCATGCACTCGACTTCAGGGCACAGTTTTATCAGCCTACCAAACATTTCGGTGGTTTGTGGATAGACACTCTCATATTCAATGTCATCATCATATGGATGATGAGTCTTGGGTTGTTTGTTACGCTGTATTTTGATTGGTTTAGGAGAATCATTGCGTTCATTAGTAGATAA
- a CDS encoding pyruvate dehydrogenase complex E1 component subunit beta codes for MREIQFRQALGEAMSEEMRRDPKVFLMGEEVAEYNGAYKVSQGMLDEFGPDRVIDTPIAELGFAGVGVGAAMNGLRPIIEFMTFNFSLVAIDQIINGAAKIKSMSGGQFDSPIVFRGPTGNAGQLSSQHSQNFENWYANTPGLKVVVPSNPYDAKGLLKASIRDDNPIIFMESELMYGDKGEVPEEEYLLNLGEAHTVKSGTDVTLVSFGKMMKVAIEAADLMAKEGVSVEVIDLRTVRPIDYKAIVESVKKTNRLVIVEEAWPLASISADISHHVQRHAFDYLDAPIHRVNSMDLPLPYAPTLIEEILPNVKRTLDAINAVSYR; via the coding sequence ATGCGAGAAATACAATTCAGACAAGCGCTTGGCGAAGCAATGAGTGAAGAAATGAGAAGGGACCCCAAGGTCTTCCTTATGGGTGAAGAAGTTGCAGAGTACAATGGTGCTTATAAGGTAAGCCAGGGTATGCTCGATGAGTTCGGACCAGATCGTGTGATTGATACGCCTATTGCGGAGCTTGGTTTTGCAGGAGTGGGTGTTGGGGCAGCCATGAACGGCCTTAGACCGATCATTGAATTCATGACTTTCAATTTCTCTTTGGTGGCCATTGACCAGATCATCAACGGAGCAGCGAAAATAAAGTCAATGTCAGGAGGACAGTTTGACTCCCCTATCGTGTTCAGAGGCCCTACCGGAAACGCCGGACAACTCAGCTCTCAGCACTCTCAAAACTTTGAAAACTGGTATGCCAATACTCCGGGACTGAAAGTGGTCGTGCCTTCTAATCCTTACGATGCTAAAGGCTTGCTCAAGGCATCCATCAGAGACGATAATCCTATTATCTTCATGGAATCTGAGCTGATGTACGGAGACAAAGGTGAAGTGCCGGAAGAGGAATATCTATTAAACCTTGGAGAGGCCCATACCGTGAAATCAGGAACTGACGTAACACTCGTCTCCTTTGGTAAAATGATGAAAGTGGCTATTGAAGCTGCAGATCTGATGGCCAAGGAAGGTGTGAGTGTAGAAGTCATTGACCTGAGAACGGTAAGACCCATCGATTATAAGGCGATAGTGGAATCAGTAAAGAAAACTAACAGACTGGTAATTGTGGAAGAAGCATGGCCATTGGCCTCTATTTCTGCAGACATTAGTCATCATGTGCAAAGACATGCATTTGACTATCTGGATGCACCTATCCATCGAGTGAATAGCATGGACCTTCCTCTGCCGTATGCACCTACGCTCATCGAGGAAATACTTCCTAACGTTAAACGAACTTTGGACGCCATTAATGCGGTTTCATACAGATAA
- a CDS encoding gliding motility-associated C-terminal domain-containing protein codes for MRVLLFILNFICFAGIGQHTSNFGRFSIAYPQGCAPVTIHISEHDNLGTISRQYFYEEGAIETTDTFHTYTEPGRYEVVQFLGEDIQPKTDTLIFEVLEAIPPALSIFQCSETEITVGFSDEYYDYYRVWFSETDSVTYVPGDGLPTYDYGQSNGMIQAVGYFNNAFASCPDISQSFNLQSLQPLNINSAEITEACLDDLYLQLSLWPSPDPLTLYSVELQTNGATFETIHQGKLTTSTPSFHLGTDLQIDEFCTRINIFNPCTETILFTQESCDSAGSTTKNLLESYATYSGDDILIHIDSSSSKEVEIKRKYGDGAFSLVATTQGDYTDDVPPGARPFQYRLIQQDSCGNAIDSIVVAPPHIKLTDRSYSENRIQISLSPPQNALGSYTQSLLFYNDDSSRVIETNFDTNILLPGGLGTSIHLRVRYSYDNDLFILSNALTEAYEITVFIPSGFTPNGDGLNDYLELFGLPTSDFDIIIYDRWGAPIHQSNTNPVWHGEIGKHDADEGTYLYRLTFRLENGELKTQVGTFTLLRN; via the coding sequence TTGAGAGTACTCCTATTCATACTGAACTTCATCTGCTTTGCCGGCATAGGGCAGCATACAAGTAATTTTGGAAGATTTTCTATTGCTTACCCTCAGGGGTGTGCGCCTGTTACCATTCACATCAGTGAGCATGACAACCTGGGCACGATCAGCAGACAGTATTTTTATGAAGAGGGGGCAATAGAAACCACTGATACCTTTCATACCTATACTGAACCGGGAAGATACGAAGTGGTTCAATTTCTGGGAGAGGACATCCAGCCCAAAACAGATACCCTGATATTTGAAGTACTGGAGGCCATCCCTCCGGCGCTCAGTATTTTTCAGTGTTCAGAAACCGAGATTACCGTTGGATTCTCTGACGAATACTACGACTATTACCGGGTATGGTTCTCAGAAACAGATTCGGTCACCTACGTACCTGGTGATGGGCTACCCACCTATGATTATGGTCAATCAAACGGAATGATTCAGGCAGTAGGCTATTTTAACAATGCTTTTGCCTCTTGTCCGGATATAAGCCAGTCGTTTAATCTTCAAAGTCTTCAACCCCTCAACATCAACTCCGCTGAGATTACAGAGGCATGCCTCGATGACCTCTATCTGCAGCTCTCACTTTGGCCAAGCCCAGACCCACTCACCCTCTACTCGGTAGAGTTGCAAACAAATGGAGCCACTTTTGAAACCATCCATCAGGGTAAGTTAACTACCTCCACTCCCTCTTTTCACCTGGGCACTGACCTGCAGATCGATGAATTCTGCACCCGGATTAATATATTCAACCCCTGCACTGAGACCATTTTATTTACGCAGGAAAGCTGCGATTCGGCTGGATCTACAACGAAAAACCTACTTGAGTCCTACGCCACCTATAGCGGTGATGACATTTTGATTCACATTGATTCCTCTTCTTCCAAAGAAGTTGAAATCAAAAGAAAATATGGAGATGGCGCCTTCTCATTGGTGGCCACCACCCAGGGAGACTACACCGACGATGTGCCTCCCGGCGCACGCCCCTTCCAATACCGTCTGATTCAGCAGGACAGCTGTGGTAATGCCATTGACTCCATTGTCGTAGCACCTCCACACATCAAACTCACGGACCGTAGCTACTCCGAAAACCGCATACAAATAAGTCTCAGTCCGCCCCAAAATGCTTTGGGTAGCTACACTCAATCCCTCCTGTTTTACAATGACGACAGTAGCAGGGTTATAGAGACCAATTTCGACACTAACATCCTCTTACCCGGTGGCCTGGGGACCAGCATTCACCTTCGGGTTAGGTACAGCTACGATAACGACCTATTTATCCTGTCCAATGCTTTGACAGAAGCTTATGAAATTACGGTGTTTATCCCTTCAGGATTTACCCCAAATGGAGATGGACTCAATGACTATTTGGAGCTTTTTGGGCTCCCTACCAGTGATTTTGACATAATCATCTATGACCGGTGGGGTGCCCCCATTCATCAGTCTAATACTAATCCTGTATGGCATGGAGAAATAGGCAAACACGATGCTGATGAGGGAACTTACCTTTACCGGCTCACCTTCCGACTGGAAAACGGTGAACTTAAAACTCAAGTTGGTACTTTTACACTTTTAAGGAATTAA
- a CDS encoding YdcF family protein: MFFIASKALFFLISPLSWIVTLLLLAVFARKEGLKKYSLWGSLLLLLVFTNPMLSNYAMVEWEHAATPKDQLPYVETAVVLGGMLEPGKEPIDQYHFNGSADRINEALILFKEGIVQKLILSGGSGSLMDQTLREAHFLGAYSQTLIEAHDDQIFMEANSRNTYENAVETARILDSLGLKEQKVLLITSASHMARALRCFKKQGIIVIPFSVDFRGQQGNWSPFWILPSHTALEDWNILIKEWVGLLTYRLTGYA; encoded by the coding sequence TTGTTTTTCATAGCCTCAAAAGCACTATTCTTCCTCATCAGTCCGCTTAGCTGGATCGTTACACTCTTGCTGCTTGCGGTATTTGCTCGTAAGGAGGGGTTGAAGAAATATTCGCTTTGGGGCAGCTTGCTGCTACTTCTGGTCTTTACCAACCCCATGCTCAGCAACTACGCCATGGTGGAATGGGAGCATGCCGCCACTCCAAAAGACCAACTCCCCTATGTGGAAACGGCGGTAGTATTGGGAGGCATGCTGGAACCAGGCAAAGAACCTATTGATCAATATCATTTCAATGGAAGTGCCGACAGGATCAATGAAGCCCTGATTCTATTTAAGGAAGGTATCGTACAAAAACTCATTCTCTCGGGAGGATCAGGTTCTCTGATGGATCAGACGCTACGCGAAGCACATTTTCTTGGTGCCTACAGCCAAACACTCATAGAAGCTCATGATGATCAGATATTTATGGAAGCAAACTCCAGAAATACCTATGAAAATGCAGTAGAAACGGCCAGAATATTAGACTCACTGGGTTTAAAAGAACAGAAAGTGCTTTTGATCACCTCCGCTTCACATATGGCTCGGGCACTTAGGTGCTTCAAAAAGCAAGGAATCATAGTCATTCCTTTTTCGGTAGATTTCAGAGGACAGCAAGGCAATTGGAGTCCATTTTGGATACTTCCCTCCCACACGGCCCTGGAGGACTGGAACATCCTGATCAAGGAATGGGTGGGATTATTGACTTATCGCCTGACTGGGTATGCATAA